Proteins found in one Bacillota bacterium genomic segment:
- the dinB gene encoding DNA polymerase IV: MNAFFAACHQAQEPALKGKPVLVSGDPSSRHGIVLTASYEARRFGVKTAMPTAQALRLCPQALIVAPNFRLYSFYSKQIMAILNSFTPLVEQYSIDEAWLDVSGCENLFGPADNIAREIKQKIKHQLDLSCSIGIAPSKILAKMASDLEKPDGLVIITADNIASRIWPLAVDKLFGVGPQTTAALNSLGVFTIGDLAGFPLAVLKQRFGAYGPYLAQLAQGQDHSSVDPNPDTAKSIGNSITLPQDAETAAEIETILLALAEEVGTRLRRRNLKGSTITVSVKTPDFRLITRSRTYPEATNLTETIYRRAGEIYRQHLQGQRVRLVGVTVSNITAASAGTQLSLFPASEDDKRARLAQTVDQVRARFGDRSLVRARLLHGPQLPKK; encoded by the coding sequence TCTTACGAAGCACGCCGCTTTGGTGTAAAAACTGCCATGCCCACAGCTCAAGCATTGCGCCTTTGCCCACAAGCTCTGATCGTGGCACCGAATTTTAGGCTCTATTCTTTCTATTCCAAGCAAATCATGGCCATCTTAAATTCTTTTACGCCCCTGGTGGAGCAGTATTCCATCGACGAAGCCTGGCTGGACGTTAGTGGCTGCGAGAATCTGTTCGGCCCAGCGGACAACATTGCTCGGGAAATCAAACAGAAAATCAAACACCAACTGGATCTGTCCTGCTCTATCGGTATTGCCCCCAGCAAAATCTTAGCCAAAATGGCATCGGATCTGGAAAAACCGGACGGATTGGTGATCATTACTGCTGATAACATTGCCAGCCGGATCTGGCCGCTGGCGGTGGACAAACTGTTTGGGGTCGGACCGCAAACAACAGCAGCTCTGAACAGCCTGGGTGTGTTTACTATCGGTGATTTGGCCGGTTTCCCGCTAGCAGTTTTAAAGCAACGCTTCGGTGCCTATGGACCGTACTTGGCCCAACTGGCCCAAGGCCAAGACCACAGCTCAGTTGATCCCAACCCCGATACGGCCAAATCCATCGGCAATTCCATTACCCTGCCCCAAGATGCCGAAACTGCCGCCGAGATTGAAACAATATTGTTAGCTCTAGCCGAAGAGGTAGGAACTCGATTGCGACGCCGCAACTTAAAAGGCAGCACCATTACTGTAAGCGTAAAAACCCCTGACTTTAGGCTGATAACACGATCCCGCACCTACCCAGAGGCTACTAATCTTACTGAAACCATCTACCGACGAGCCGGTGAGATCTATCGCCAACATCTCCAAGGACAGCGCGTACGACTGGTGGGTGTCACCGTCAGCAACATCACCGCCGCTAGCGCCGGTACCCAGCTTAGCCTGTTTCCCGCCAGCGAAGATGACAAGCGCGCCCGCCTAGCCCAGACTGTGGACCAGGTACGAGCGCGTTTCGGCGACCGATCTTTGGTTAGAGCCCGGCTCTTACATGGGCCCCAGTTGCCGAAAAAATAG